The nucleotide sequence AGCACGCCGGAGGCGGTGACCGTTGCTCTCAATGCCCTGTGGGCTGTTGGGCGCCCGCTCCATCAGCTCGAAGGACCTCGACCGCGCCCGGCCGTCGACATTCCCCATGACTGGGTTGGCTCGCTGGACGAGCACAAGGCCAAGGCGCTGTTCGCGAGGTTCGGCATCCCCGTCGTCCGGGAGAAGATCGTTGCCAACGGGGCCGAAGCTCATGAAGCGGCACGAGATTTCGGTGGCCACGTCGTCCTGAAGATTCTCTCGTCTGAGATCACCCACAAGAGCGATATTGGGGGCGTCGCCGTCGGCCTCGACGCCGCTACGGTCGGGGCTGCTCTCGATCGGATGCGGGACGTCGTCACGGCCAAAGCAGGGTGCGCTCCGGAAGCTTACATTGTTCAGGAAATGGTTCAAGGCGGCGAATTGGAACTGATCCTCGGTTGCCACCGCGATCCGCTCGGCCTGGTTCTGCTGCTCGGCATGGGCGGCGTCACGGCCGAGCTCATGAACGACACGGTCATCCGGCTGCTGTCTTCGGAGACGTCGTTGTCGCATGACCTTGCGCTGGAGATGATTAAAGACCTCCGGTGCTGGCCCTTGCTCAACGGCTATCGGGGGCGTGCGAAACTCGATGTCGAGGCATTGGTCGACGCGATCGTCAATTTCGCCGCGATGGCTGTCGCGCTCGACGGGCGCATCGTCGAGGCCGAAATCAACCCGCTGTTTGTTCTTCCGGCAGGCGCGGGCGTCCGCGCTGCCGACGCGGTGGCCGTGCTGACGAGCGGTCCAGCTTCGGAGGGATGATCTCTCGCACAGCAGCTCCTTGCGCTCGCGCCGGGAGTTGACTGCACACGGGAGCGCCGACCCTGGACGGCGCAGCACAATCGTTGCCTGTGTGACTCCGGCCTATGCTGCGAGCGCCGCCTCGCTCTCGTCATGGACCACAGTGGAACGATAATGGGGCGTGTTCGACAAGGTTTGCCGACATCCTTCCATGACGATGTGGAGACGGTCGTGCATCTCTAGGCTGACCGCATTCTGCTCTTCGACATCCAGGCCGCCCTGATCGCCGGAGCCTTGACGGACCGGGCGAGGGGTTCGGCCATGCGCCGGGCTTGCCGACATCATCATCGCCGCGACCGCGCGCCGGCATCAACTCACTATCCTGTCCCGCAACCTGCGCCAGTTCGAGCGCATGGGGGTCGCCGTGCGCGATCCGTTGGCGGCGTCGCCCTGAACGCGGCGAGTGGTTTCAGACACAGGTAGCGCTGGTCTCACGCAAGACCACGGCTGCACCCTTCGTGCTAGACGGCCCATTGTTTGGTTGTGGGCCAGTGGCCCAGGCGACTTTTAAGCCCTCCCCCTGAGGAGCCCCGCTGAAGGCGGGCGTCTCGAAGGGCGATGCCACAACTGGGGGCCTCATAGTTCGAGACGCACCTCCTTGGCAGTCGCGGGGCAGGATGCGGAGAACGGCGCTCCTTACCATCCGGGGCCAGCCCCGGAATCCGCGCGGCAGATGGCCGTGAGTAGCATGTTCATAGAGAGGAGTAACGCGGCCAAGCCGCGAGCTGTATCGACGTGTTGTGTGTCGCCGACTGATTGACCGATCATCTGCCGGGCAGGCACGTTGCATGTCCCGTATGCCGCGACTACCCGTCGTGCCAGTTTGTCGCGCACTTCTCCCTTGCCATGTCGGGCAAATCACCTCCACATTTCAGCGCATCCCGGCTCGCTGAAGAGGGACGTTTCGCGATCGTTATGACGCGTCGAGCCGGAGATGCGGCGGGCGTGTTGCTCCGCAGCCGGGTGTCACAGCCCGGCCGACGAACGGAGTGAGGCGACGGCGAAATGGTGTGGTCCAGGTCTCCCGACGCTGAGACCAAGCCGGTAGTCATGATGATCCGCTGGTGACGGGGGCAAGACAGCCGGTCCCCGGGGAGAGCACCTACAAGTCGCAAACCGTCGCGCAGGGAAGGCCGGATATTGGGCTATACCTTGGTTCTGCCGCGTGCTTATTTGCTGCACGCGGACCGCGGGGGCAGCCGATACCCGGTCTTCCCTGCGCCTCTTCTTCGGAAGAGGAGAGGTTTCACGTGAGCGCACAACTCGGGCGCAGACCGTCGCGAGATGGCTCAGCCGTGTCCGCTGTTTGAAACGTCGAACGCGCGCTTGTGCGATGTCTCGCGCCCAATCGATCAGAGCAGGTGATCTGCGGTCGCTCCGGCGGATTCGAGTCCGCTGTCGAGTCGCATCAACGCCCGTCACTGTCCAGGAGGCCGAGCGAGCGGACAGTGACGCTCAATGCTTCGCGGCAGCCATCTGCTGACGCAGGCTGAGAGGGCGCATGTCGGTCCAGATGCTGTTGATGTAGTCGAGGCATTGTGGCTTCGCGGCCTTTTCGCCGACGATCGACCAGCCTTTGGGTGGATCGCGATCGGCGCGCCAGATGGAGTACTGCTCCTCGGAGTTGACGACGACGTAGTACAGGCGGTCGGAATGCGCGTCGTCATTGTCCATTTCTGGATCTCCTTGTTGGAAAGACGTCAGTCGATCAACTCAACTTGAGGTTATTGTTGATTTCGAACGTGCACAAGATCATTAGCATACCTCTGCGATGATTTTTCGTGGGCGAGCGGAGGTGACACCTCGCGCATGCAGGATGTGCCTGATGTCGGTTCGTGAGATAGGCTTCCGCAAGACGGTGTTGCGCAGGGTCCTCGTTGGCGTCGCGCTCGCTCTCTTTATATGTGTGGCTGCCGCTGGAAGCGTTCTACTTTGGTTGCGTGGCGGCCTGCCGCAACCGTCACTGACGTTGGTGAGGCCCGAAACGAACGCGTCAATCCTCGTCACGCGCGATGAGGCGGGATTGCCGACGATCGAGGCGCCGACCGCCGATGACGGCGCATTTGGCCTCGGCTACGTTCATGCGCAGGACCGTCTGTTCCAGATGGATCTGGCGCGACGGTACGGGGCAGGGCGGCTGTCCCAATGGTTCGGTCGCCCCAGTCTTGGCAGCGATCGCTTCATGCGGACGCTCGGGCTGAGCGGGTTGGTCGAAAAGCAATATCGCCAGCTCTCGGCGCCGGTGCAGGGGATGCTGCGAAGCTACGCGGACGGGGTGAATGCTTATGCCATGTCAGGACCCCGGGCGCTGTCGCCGGAGTATTACGCGCTCAACGTCGGCTTCGAGCACTGGCGTCCGGAAGATTGCCTGCTCTGGGCCAAGCTGATCGATCTCGAGCTGACCGGAAACTTCAGGGACGAGCTGTTGCACGCGCAGCTGCTGCGCAAGCTGCCGCCTGCCGATCTCGATGTCCTGTTTCCGGCTTACCCGCGAACGGCACCTGTCGTGCTCGAGCGGATGCGGGCCGAGCTCGACGACATTCCTCTCGAGCAGATCTATGCCAGCCTGCCGGATCGCGTCGGTGCGTTCGAGGCGTCCAACAACTGGGTCCTGTCAGGAGAGCGAACCGCGTCCGGAAAGCCGCTGCTCGCCAACGATCCTCATTTAAAATTCGGGATCCCGAGCGCGTGGTATCTGGCGCGCGTGAAGACCCCCACGGAGACCCTAGCCGGCGCAAGCGCGCCCGGAACTCCGTTCATCCTGATCGGACACAACCGGCACATTGCATGGGGGATCACGGCGACCCGGAGCGACGTCGCAGACCTCTTTATCGAGAAGGTCGATGCCGCCAACCGCGAGGCCTATTTGACGCCCGACGGGTCGGAGCCGTTCGAGCGACGCGAGGAGATCATTGCGATCAAAGGCGAGGCGCCTGTTGTGATGACCGTTCGCAGCACTCGGCATGGTCCCGTGATCTCGGACCTGGCCGAGTTTGCCAAGCAGGTTCCCTCGGCCGACCACGTCCTGTCGCTGCAGGCGACCTGGCTCGGCAGCGAAGACACCTCGCCTGAAGCAGCCTGGGGCTTGAGCCGCGCGCAGAACTGGGACGAATTCCGTCAGGCGCTGCGCAAGTTGACCGCGCCGCAACAGAATTATGTCTATGCCGATACGTCCGGCAACATCGGCTTCATCGCGCCGGCGCGGATTCCGGTCCGCTCCAAGGGTGACGGCTGGCTGCCCGTGCCGGGCTGGGACGGCAAGCATGATTGGAGCGCGATCGTCCCCTTCGACGATCTGCCGGCAAGCTTCAACCCGTCGAACGGCGTGATCGTGACCGCCAACAACAAGCTGCAGGAAGGCAACTATCCGTTTCTCGCCCGCGACTGGATTCCGCCGTTTCGCGCCGAGCGGATCAAGGAGCTGCTCGGGCGGGACCAGAAATTCTCCGCAGACGACATGGGTGATATCCAGCATGACACGGTGTCGCTGGCCGCGCGGCAACTCGTGCCGTTTCTCAGCGAGGTCAAATTATCGACCTCGCTGTCGCAAGATCTCTCCGGCCGGTTGCAGCGGTGGGACGCGCGGATGGCGGCGGATCGCATCGAGCCGCTGATCTTCTCGACCTGGCTCAAGGAGTTGAACAGGTCATTGCTGCAGCCTCGCCTCGGGCCGCTCTATCAGAGCTACGGAAGCTTCCATCCGGACGTCATTTATTTGATCCTGACCCAGCATCCGGACTGGTGTGACGATCCCGCGACGAGCGAAGCCGAGACGTGTGACACCAGGATTTCGAAAGCGTTCGACCTCGCTGTCTCGCAGCTCGTCGCGCGCCTCGGTCAGCCTTCGGAGCGCTGGCGCTGGGGCGATGCCCACCATGCCATTTTTTCCCACCCGCTGTGGTCGCGCGTGCCCGTCATCGCGGGTTTGTCCAACTTCGAGCCGGCAGCCGAAGGAAGCACCGACACCATCAGCAATGCCGCGATCTCGTTTCCCAATGATGTCGGAAGGTTTCCGAGCTACTTCGGCTCGACGCTGCGAATGGTCGTCGATCTCGCCGATCTCGATGCCAGCCGTTTCATGATCGTGCCCGGCCAATCCGGGAACCTGATGTCGAGGCACTACAGCGACCTGCTGCCGTCCTGGCAGAGTCGGCAGTGGCTGCAATTCAAAAAGCCGTGACGCGAATGGCGAGGTCGCGAAGGAGCGTGTGCAATCATCTTTCTCAGTTGCATCAAGCAATTAAAGGTTGTGCTATTACTTCGGAGATGGAACCGGTGGCCCTTCTCCTCATGTCGAGATTTGCTGATCTGCAAAGCTATTAGTTCTTGAAAAAATCCGATTGACTCCGTTGCAACCTTAGCGAAAATACCTCTCATAAGACGACCGTAAATTCTGCGGGATTTTGATTGTTCGTTATCCTGCGGGGGGAAGTAGGTGGTGTTATGTTGCGTGGCGCCACGTCTCGAACGATCAATGATCTCGTGCGTGATCGTTCGATCAATCAGCCAGACGATATTGCCTATCGCTTTCTGTCCGATGACGGCGCCGCTTGCAAAGAGATCTCGTATCGCTCTCTTGACGAGAGTTCGCGCCGGATTGGTGCGTGGGTCGAGTCGCGAGGTCTTTTCGGCCGGCCGATTCCGCTGATCTTTGCGCCCGGGCTCGACTTCATCTGCGCATTTTATGGCTGCCTTCGCGGCGGAGCCATTGCCGTCCCCCTCAGCCTTCCAAGCTTCGCCGGCGGCGCTGGACGCGTGAGTGCAGCGCTCGCTGACATTAGTCCGTCGGTCATCCTGGTGGGAGCCTCGGAGGCGGAGCGTGTTCGTCGAGAGCTCGCGCGGGGCAGGGCGGGGCTCGCGTTCGACATCGTGTCGTTCCCCGAGGCGCTCGAGAGCCAGCACCACGGGCACGAGCCTGACATCGATCCGGATGTCCTCGCCTTTCTTCAGTACACGTCGGGTTCGACGGCCTCGCCGAAAGGCGTCGAGATCTCGCACCGCAACCTGCTGCACAATATCGGCCTGATGGCGGCGGCATCTCAGGTCGATGAACGAAGCGTGGGTGTGAGCTGGCTGCCGCACTTCCATGACATGGGTTTGATCGGCGGAATTCTGATGCCGCTGTATGCGGGATTTCCGGTCACCTTGATGTCACCGGCGTCGTTCCTGCGTCGCCCGATCCGATGGTTGGAGGCAATCTCCAGATTTGCAGCGACGATCAGCGGTGCGCCGAACTTTGGCTATGAGCATTGCCAGCGTGAGTTCGCCGGTGACGCGTTGCAAGCGATCGACCTGTCGTCGTGGCGAACGGCTTACACGGGCGCGGAGCCGATCCGCGCAGAGACAATAGAACGCTTCTGTGCCGCCTTTGGTCGGGTCGGCTTCCGCAGAGAGGCGATGTTTCCTTGCTACGGGCTGGCTGAGGCGACGCTGATGGTCAGCGGGCAAGGCTGGAGCGATCGCAGCGTGCAGCGCTTCGATCGATCATCGCTGGAGATCGGTGGCGCGGCACAGCCTGCTCGCGACACGGAGGGAGTGGCCTTGATCGGAGCGGGCGCGGTGCTCGATGGCCACCGCGTGCTGATCGTCGATCCTGCGTCGAGGATGATCTGTCCCGATGGCGTCGTGGGCGAAATTTGGCTGCGCAGCGAGAGTGTCGGCCGGGGATATTGGAATCGTCCCGACGAAAGCCAGGAGGTGTTTCGGGCGCGTCCGCTCGGCATGGACGAGGAATTCCTGCGCACGGGCGATCTCGGATTTGTGTGGCACGATCAGTTGTTCGTCACCGGCCGGCACAAGGATCTCCTGATCATTCGCGGCGCAAACTTCCATCCGCACGACATCGAGCATGTTCTCGAGTCGGCGATCCCTTGGCTTCGGGCCGGCTTTGGCGCGGTGTTCTCGGTCGAGGAGGAGCGCGAGGAAAGGCTGGTCGTTGCCTACGAGCTGGGCGATATGGGACGCAGGCCGTCGGATGCTGACTTCGATGCTGTCGTGAGCGTGCTGTCCCGGGAGTTCGGACTGCAGCCACACGCCATCGTGCTGGTCAGGCGCAACAGGATTCCGAGGACCACAAGCGGGAAGATCCGGCGCCAGCAATGCCGCGCAGAATTCCTCGCCGGGCAGCTCGCGGTGCTCGCGGAGTGGCAGTCTCCGATCAGCCGGGCACAGAGCGAGGCGGATAGCCTGGAGATTCGCCTGAGCGATGTCGGCGATGTAGAGCAGGCGGTTCGGCACATCTTCAAGGCGCATCTCGCCGAGTTGCTCGATGTGCCGGCGGATCACATCGATGAGGGCCGATCGATCTACGATCTCGGCGTCGATTCGCTGATGGCCGCGCGTCTCCAGAACAGGATCGAGGACAGCCTGGGCATCAGGCTCGAGCTGGCCAGAGTGCTGGATGCCGGAACCGTCGGCAGCATGGTGCAGCAGGTGGCGGCGCAGGTGAGCGGTCGCGCGCGGCCTCGATCCGCAGCCATCATCGACGAGATGTTCGAGCGGGTCGCCGGCCTTTCGGATGA is from Bradyrhizobium sp. ORS 285 and encodes:
- a CDS encoding MbtH family NRPS accessory protein, coding for MDNDDAHSDRLYYVVVNSEEQYSIWRADRDPPKGWSIVGEKAAKPQCLDYINSIWTDMRPLSLRQQMAAAKH
- a CDS encoding penicillin acylase family protein, with the translated sequence MSVREIGFRKTVLRRVLVGVALALFICVAAAGSVLLWLRGGLPQPSLTLVRPETNASILVTRDEAGLPTIEAPTADDGAFGLGYVHAQDRLFQMDLARRYGAGRLSQWFGRPSLGSDRFMRTLGLSGLVEKQYRQLSAPVQGMLRSYADGVNAYAMSGPRALSPEYYALNVGFEHWRPEDCLLWAKLIDLELTGNFRDELLHAQLLRKLPPADLDVLFPAYPRTAPVVLERMRAELDDIPLEQIYASLPDRVGAFEASNNWVLSGERTASGKPLLANDPHLKFGIPSAWYLARVKTPTETLAGASAPGTPFILIGHNRHIAWGITATRSDVADLFIEKVDAANREAYLTPDGSEPFERREEIIAIKGEAPVVMTVRSTRHGPVISDLAEFAKQVPSADHVLSLQATWLGSEDTSPEAAWGLSRAQNWDEFRQALRKLTAPQQNYVYADTSGNIGFIAPARIPVRSKGDGWLPVPGWDGKHDWSAIVPFDDLPASFNPSNGVIVTANNKLQEGNYPFLARDWIPPFRAERIKELLGRDQKFSADDMGDIQHDTVSLAARQLVPFLSEVKLSTSLSQDLSGRLQRWDARMAADRIEPLIFSTWLKELNRSLLQPRLGPLYQSYGSFHPDVIYLILTQHPDWCDDPATSEAETCDTRISKAFDLAVSQLVARLGQPSERWRWGDAHHAIFSHPLWSRVPVIAGLSNFEPAAEGSTDTISNAAISFPNDVGRFPSYFGSTLRMVVDLADLDASRFMIVPGQSGNLMSRHYSDLLPSWQSRQWLQFKKP
- a CDS encoding AMP-binding protein, with amino-acid sequence MFVILRGEVGGVMLRGATSRTINDLVRDRSINQPDDIAYRFLSDDGAACKEISYRSLDESSRRIGAWVESRGLFGRPIPLIFAPGLDFICAFYGCLRGGAIAVPLSLPSFAGGAGRVSAALADISPSVILVGASEAERVRRELARGRAGLAFDIVSFPEALESQHHGHEPDIDPDVLAFLQYTSGSTASPKGVEISHRNLLHNIGLMAAASQVDERSVGVSWLPHFHDMGLIGGILMPLYAGFPVTLMSPASFLRRPIRWLEAISRFAATISGAPNFGYEHCQREFAGDALQAIDLSSWRTAYTGAEPIRAETIERFCAAFGRVGFRREAMFPCYGLAEATLMVSGQGWSDRSVQRFDRSSLEIGGAAQPARDTEGVALIGAGAVLDGHRVLIVDPASRMICPDGVVGEIWLRSESVGRGYWNRPDESQEVFRARPLGMDEEFLRTGDLGFVWHDQLFVTGRHKDLLIIRGANFHPHDIEHVLESAIPWLRAGFGAVFSVEEEREERLVVAYELGDMGRRPSDADFDAVVSVLSREFGLQPHAIVLVRRNRIPRTTSGKIRRQQCRAEFLAGQLAVLAEWQSPISRAQSEADSLEIRLSDVGDVEQAVRHIFKAHLAELLDVPADHIDEGRSIYDLGVDSLMAARLQNRIEDSLGIRLELARVLDAGTVGSMVQQVAAQVSGRARPRSAAIIDEMFERVAGLSDDEVSRLLALGEHLEAGERRE